One window of the Deinococcus betulae genome contains the following:
- a CDS encoding glutamine--tRNA ligase/YqeY domain fusion protein, with translation MTASESPTPAPDTPRVAPNFITEIIERDLEAGTYPQIVTRFPPEPSGYAHLGHIFASFLDFQTAAQYGGRYHLRMDDTNPELAAQEYVDAIAEDLNWLGWDWGEHFYYASDYFEKYYGYAEQLVTQGDAYVDSVSGKEMARLRGDPRTPGTPSPYRSRTPEENLDLLRRMRAGEFADGEHVLRAKIDLSSPNMKLRDPVLYRILRGTHYRAGDAWCIYPMYDFQHPLQDALEGVTHSLCSLEFVDNRAIYDWLMERLGFAPRPHQYEFGRRGLEYTITSKRKLRELVKERAVSGWDDPRMPTLRAQRRLGVTPEAVRAFAAHIGVSRTNRTVDISVYENAVRDDLNHRAPRVMAVLDPVRVTLENVEAEQTLSLPYWPFDVVRDSPDGLVGRPGGARVTPEEAARPVPLTRTLYIEREDFSPEPPKGYKRLTPGGTVRLRGAGIIRAERFETGEQGQVTHIVATLLGDDAKASGVIHWVSAERALPAEFRLYDRLFRVPNPEAANPEDAGAEPQAPHFDPEEIGHEDESRPMNTEFMRYLNPHSLRVTRGFVEPSVANDPGDTRYQFERQGYFWRDPVDSRPDALVFGRIITLKDTWGQKAEKVDGAKGPKSEKKSAKADPANSAPVATAHAPLLPEQEAEVARLTALGAAEADARTVVRDEALQAFVSGAVRDATLAQVVSWTVNDLAPGLRAGNVQVTAADLSPLAARLASGGVTTRVARDALARAAASGEAPLSIIEREGLGGGLSEDDLNAIIAGVLAQNAEKVTAYRAGKTALLGFFTGQVMRAAGGRADPGQVAAALNQALAG, from the coding sequence ATGACGGCCTCCGAGTCCCCCACCCCTGCCCCGGACACGCCGCGCGTGGCCCCCAACTTCATCACCGAGATTATTGAACGTGACCTGGAAGCCGGCACCTACCCGCAGATCGTGACGCGCTTTCCGCCGGAACCCAGCGGATACGCGCACCTGGGGCACATCTTCGCGTCGTTTCTGGATTTTCAGACGGCGGCGCAGTACGGCGGGCGCTACCACCTGCGCATGGACGACACCAACCCGGAACTGGCGGCCCAGGAATATGTGGACGCCATTGCCGAGGACCTGAACTGGCTGGGCTGGGACTGGGGCGAGCATTTTTACTACGCCAGCGACTATTTCGAGAAGTACTACGGGTACGCTGAGCAGCTGGTGACCCAGGGCGACGCCTACGTGGATTCGGTCAGCGGCAAAGAGATGGCGCGCCTGCGCGGCGACCCCAGGACGCCCGGCACGCCCAGCCCGTACCGCAGCCGCACCCCCGAGGAAAACCTCGATCTGCTGCGCCGCATGCGCGCCGGCGAGTTTGCTGACGGCGAGCACGTGCTGCGCGCCAAGATTGACTTGAGCAGCCCCAACATGAAGCTGCGCGACCCGGTGCTGTACCGCATTCTGCGCGGTACCCATTACCGCGCGGGCGACGCCTGGTGCATCTATCCCATGTACGACTTTCAGCACCCGCTGCAAGACGCCCTGGAAGGTGTCACGCATTCGCTGTGCAGCCTGGAATTCGTGGACAACCGCGCCATCTACGACTGGCTGATGGAACGCCTGGGCTTCGCGCCGCGCCCCCACCAGTACGAGTTTGGGCGCCGGGGCCTGGAATACACCATCACCAGCAAGCGCAAGCTGCGCGAGTTGGTCAAAGAGCGCGCCGTGTCCGGCTGGGACGACCCCCGCATGCCCACCCTGCGCGCGCAACGCCGGCTGGGCGTGACGCCGGAAGCCGTGCGCGCCTTTGCCGCCCACATTGGCGTGAGCCGCACCAACCGCACCGTGGACATCAGCGTGTATGAAAATGCCGTGCGCGACGACCTGAACCACCGCGCCCCGCGCGTCATGGCGGTGCTGGACCCAGTGCGCGTGACCCTGGAGAACGTGGAGGCCGAGCAGACCCTGAGCCTCCCCTACTGGCCCTTTGACGTGGTGCGTGACAGCCCTGACGGCCTGGTGGGGCGGCCAGGCGGCGCGCGCGTAACCCCCGAGGAGGCCGCGCGCCCGGTGCCCCTGACCCGGACGCTGTACATCGAGCGCGAGGACTTCAGCCCCGAGCCGCCCAAAGGCTACAAACGCCTGACCCCCGGCGGCACGGTGCGTCTGCGCGGCGCCGGGATCATCCGCGCCGAGCGCTTTGAGACTGGTGAGCAGGGGCAGGTCACGCATATTGTCGCCACCTTGCTGGGCGACGACGCCAAGGCCAGCGGCGTGATTCACTGGGTGAGCGCCGAACGCGCCCTGCCGGCCGAATTCCGGCTGTATGACCGCCTGTTTCGCGTGCCCAACCCCGAAGCGGCCAACCCCGAGGACGCGGGCGCCGAGCCGCAGGCCCCCCACTTTGACCCGGAGGAAATCGGGCACGAGGACGAGAGCCGACCCATGAACACCGAGTTCATGCGGTATCTGAATCCCCACAGCCTGCGGGTCACGCGCGGCTTTGTGGAACCCAGCGTGGCGAACGATCCCGGTGACACCCGCTACCAGTTCGAGCGCCAGGGGTATTTCTGGCGTGACCCAGTGGACAGCCGACCTGACGCCCTGGTGTTTGGCCGCATCATCACCCTGAAAGACACCTGGGGGCAGAAAGCGGAAAAGGTTGACGGCGCCAAAGGGCCGAAGAGCGAGAAAAAGTCGGCCAAGGCAGACCCGGCCAACTCGGCCCCGGTTGCCACCGCCCACGCTCCACTTCTGCCCGAACAGGAGGCCGAGGTGGCCCGCCTGACCGCGCTGGGCGCTGCCGAGGCCGACGCGCGCACCGTGGTCCGGGATGAAGCGCTGCAGGCCTTTGTGTCGGGGGCTGTGCGGGACGCGACCCTGGCGCAGGTGGTGTCGTGGACAGTCAACGACCTGGCACCGGGCCTGCGCGCTGGCAACGTGCAGGTGACCGCCGCCGACCTCTCGCCTCTGGCGGCGCGGCTGGCCTCGGGTGGGGTCACGACCCGCGTGGCGCGCGACGCCCTGGCCCGCGCCGCCGCGTCCGGCGAGGCGCCGCTGAGCATCATCGAGCGCGAAGGGCTGGGTGGTGGCCTATCTGAGGACGACTTGAACGCCATCATTGCGGGGGTGCTGGCGCAGAACGCCGAGAAGGTGACGGCCTACCGCGCCGGCAAGACCGCGCTGCTGGGCTTCTTTACCGGCCAGGTGATGCGCGCAGCGGGCGGCCGGGCCGATCCGGGGCAGGTGGCGGCGGCTCTGAATCAGGCGCTGGCGGGCTAA